A portion of the Cryptomeria japonica chromosome 5, Sugi_1.0, whole genome shotgun sequence genome contains these proteins:
- the LOC131063341 gene encoding probable LRR receptor-like serine/threonine-protein kinase At1g12460 gives MGRFGKALVVGNAELCGLPSGIICGGPVSVASLATSSLGVQRTRVLSHSTIIAIVAAAVIAVAVCLITLMNMRARRRKNKELLVYESTQPSPDSNLITGKLVLFSKTLPSKFEDWEAGFMALLDKECLIGGGAIGTVHKVSLNGGLAIAVKKLEISSRVKNLEEFEQEIGRLGNFRHPNLVALQGYYSSSTMQLILSDFIPNENLYNHLHERHPGHSPLSWGKRFKIALGTAKALAYLHHDCKPPILHFNVKSTNILIDDDFEPHLSDYGLTKLLPMLDSYISPSRTFHAAVGYVAPELACQSLSSSFLTDKCDVYSFGVILMELITGRRPIESPESEVVHLCEYVRSSVERGDGAACIDPNLLLQPDNEIMEVLKLGLICTAQIPSKRPSMAEIVQVLESIIPNSELQ, from the coding sequence ATGGGTAGATTTGGTAAGGCATTAGTTGTGGGGAATGCAGAATTATGTGGGCTTCCCTCGGGCATAATTTGTGGAGGACCTGTATCAGTTGCATCTCTGGCAACAAGTTCTCTTGGGGTTCAAAGAACTAGGGTACTAAGTCATTCTACAATAATTGCCATTGTAGCAGCTGCGGTTATAGCTGTAGCTGTATGCCTCATTACTTTAATGAATATGAGAGCACGTAGAAGGAAAAACAAAGAATTGCTTGTTTATGAGAGCACACAACCTTCTCCAGACTCGAATCTGATTACAGGCAAGCTTGTTCTCTTCAGCAAAACCCTGCCATCGAAGTTTGAAGACTGGGAGGCAGGGTTCATGGCTTTGCTTGACAAGGAATGTTTGATAGGGGGCGGTGCCATTGGGACTGTACATAAAGTATCTTTAAATGGGGGATTAGCTATTGCAGTAAAGAAGCTGGAAATATCAAGCAGAGTAAAAAACCTAGAAGAATTTGAACAAGAGATTGGCCGTCTTGGCAACTTTAGACATCCTAATCTTGTTGCTCTACAAGGATATTATTCCTCATCAACTATGCAACTCATTTTGTCAGATTTCATTCCTAATGAAAATCTTTACAATCATTTGCATGAAAGGCATCCCGGGCACTCACCCTTGAGTTGGGGCAAACGTTTTAAGATTGCCTTGGGAACTGCTAAAGCCCTTGCATATCTCCACCATGACTGTAAGCCTCCCATATTGCACTTCAATGTCAAGTCAACAAATATTCTCATTGATGATGATTTTGAGCCTCACTTATCAGATTATGGACTTACTAAGCTTCTGCCAATGTTAGACTCGTACATATCTCCAAGTAGGACATTTCATGCTGCTGTTGGCTATGTTGCACCAGAACTTGCATGCCAGAGTTTGAGCTCAAGCTTTTTAACAGATAAATGTGATGTATACAGTTTTGGGGTGATTCTGATGGAGCTCATAACAGGTCGTAGACCGATTGAAAGTCCTGAATCTGAAGTGGTACATCTGTGTGAGTATGTGAGATCCTCTGTTGAACGGGGGGATGGAGCAGCATGTATTGACCCAAATTTACTGCTACAGCCTGACAACGAGATAATGGAGGTACTGAAACTGGGACTTATTTGCACTGCCCAGATACCTTCCAAAAGACCAAGCATGGCAGAGATCGTTCAGGTTCTTGAGTCAATCATACCTAATTCAGAGTTGCAATAA